The Pseudarthrobacter sulfonivorans genome includes a window with the following:
- a CDS encoding long-chain fatty acid--CoA ligase, with protein MTSTSTTQMRVFPPLDGLGQMLPRLARRWPNKVALVTDERQLTFAQLDSESSSVAVGLTRRGISAGDRVAVFAQNCWEWIVSYHAVLKIGAVVYPLNVMLTGDEVSFALKNSGAKALITSADRLEAVREALRGVDTLTLVVSFDSSDEHALPFSTLLSEDGSEFQPYSVDPSALACIAYTSGTTGRPKGAMQSHLSLVLNCAYTATMHGRNADDIVVSALPAAHVYGNVVINGTFMVGGRVVLMKRFDAPRALKHIQEHRATMFDRVPAMYAMLLAERSNHSGSAFSTSRRIEEIESVAGK; from the coding sequence ATGACTTCCACCAGCACGACGCAGATGCGTGTATTCCCTCCGCTCGATGGACTGGGCCAGATGCTTCCTCGGCTCGCTCGGCGTTGGCCAAACAAGGTGGCATTGGTGACGGACGAGCGTCAGCTCACCTTCGCTCAGCTCGATAGTGAGTCCAGCAGTGTGGCCGTTGGTCTCACCCGCCGTGGTATCAGTGCGGGGGATCGTGTCGCCGTCTTCGCCCAGAACTGTTGGGAATGGATCGTGTCCTACCATGCCGTGCTGAAGATCGGCGCGGTTGTGTATCCCCTGAACGTCATGCTCACCGGGGATGAAGTGAGTTTTGCACTCAAAAATTCCGGGGCCAAAGCGCTAATAACCTCAGCGGATCGGCTCGAAGCTGTCCGTGAGGCTTTGCGGGGCGTTGACACACTGACGCTTGTTGTCTCCTTCGATTCAAGCGATGAACATGCGTTGCCGTTCTCCACGCTGCTCTCAGAAGACGGTTCGGAATTTCAGCCCTACTCCGTGGACCCCAGCGCGCTGGCGTGCATCGCCTATACATCAGGGACAACGGGCCGGCCGAAAGGGGCCATGCAATCGCACCTCTCGCTTGTGCTCAATTGTGCCTACACTGCCACGATGCACGGTCGTAATGCAGACGACATAGTCGTATCCGCCCTGCCGGCAGCGCACGTCTACGGGAATGTCGTCATCAATGGCACTTTCATGGTCGGTGGCCGTGTAGTGCTGATGAAGCGCTTTGACGCGCCCCGAGCCTTGAAACATATCCAAGAGCACCGGGCCACCATGTTCGATCGTGTGCCCGCGATGTATGCGATGCTGCTTGCGGAAAGGTCCAATCACTCGGGGTCAGCGTTCTCGACCTCGCGGCGTATAGAGGAAATCGAGTCCGTTGCCGGGAAATGA
- a CDS encoding alpha/beta hydrolase — MPPARTGPLRKEMWLDQYAEVFQAAGLSCVVYDHPGFGASDAVSGTPRQEIDPWIQVRFIRHAITYAQGRDDVDAERIGLWGSSYAGAHAYITAAIDRRIKAIVGQVPLSSGSVSFRQLVRIDNWAAIDDMFAQERQAIMSGAEPTLIPVVDEDPTAMSALPTPDSYQWFETTSAERAPSWRNEVTLLTLENFRGYEPGKWIPLIAPTPLLMVVAPNDRLAAGELACAAYETAAHPKKIQLLKGGHFDAYTDSGFEVSSTAARDWFVEHLLTKN; from the coding sequence GTGCCGCCGGCCCGGACTGGGCCGCTCCGGAAGGAAATGTGGCTAGACCAGTATGCCGAGGTGTTCCAAGCAGCTGGTTTATCCTGCGTCGTGTACGACCACCCCGGGTTCGGTGCAAGCGACGCCGTATCGGGCACTCCGCGACAGGAGATCGACCCTTGGATTCAGGTCCGTTTTATCCGGCACGCAATCACCTATGCGCAGGGCCGTGATGACGTCGATGCCGAGCGGATCGGGCTGTGGGGTTCAAGCTACGCGGGTGCTCATGCGTACATAACCGCGGCCATCGATCGTCGAATCAAAGCGATCGTAGGACAGGTCCCGTTGAGCTCGGGCTCGGTCTCCTTCCGACAACTGGTCCGCATCGATAATTGGGCTGCGATCGACGACATGTTCGCCCAGGAGCGGCAGGCCATCATGTCAGGGGCCGAACCGACTCTCATCCCTGTGGTGGACGAGGACCCCACAGCCATGTCCGCGCTGCCCACTCCCGACTCCTACCAGTGGTTCGAAACCACCTCAGCCGAGCGTGCGCCCTCATGGCGAAACGAAGTCACCCTGCTCACGCTGGAAAATTTTCGCGGGTATGAACCCGGAAAATGGATCCCTCTCATTGCTCCGACTCCGTTGCTCATGGTGGTAGCACCGAACGACCGGCTCGCGGCGGGTGAACTCGCGTGTGCCGCGTACGAGACCGCCGCCCACCCCAAGAAGATCCAGCTACTCAAGGGGGGCCACTTCGATGCATACACAGATAGCGGGTTCGAAGTGAGTTCGACGGCGGCCCGTGATTGGTTTGTCGAGCACTTGCTGACCAAGAACTAG
- a CDS encoding thiolase C-terminal domain-containing protein, translating to MHRTRGGRTRRRINQLLGTPRHTGLATFPSGAAQSGPAALKMAGVALDEIDIVELYDCYSFTAMITLEDYGFCAKGEGGDWSNFHRGKHVQVYRDAEVLAAGTVDDTMPDGTGVGLIQEKERGSRLFHESEQLRIRKA from the coding sequence TTGCACCGAACCCGGGGTGGTCGTACACGACGCAGGATAAACCAGCTGCTTGGAACACCTCGGCATACTGGTCTAGCCACATTTCCTTCCGGAGCGGCCCAGTCCGGGCCGGCGGCACTAAAAATGGCCGGAGTCGCCCTGGACGAAATCGATATCGTCGAACTCTACGACTGCTACTCATTCACCGCCATGATCACCCTTGAAGACTACGGATTCTGCGCCAAAGGTGAAGGAGGCGACTGGTCCAATTTTCACCGCGGCAAACATGTCCAGGTGTACCGCGATGCGGAAGTGCTGGCTGCCGGAACTGTGGACGACACCATGCCAGACGGAACCGGAGTCGGGCTCATCCAAGAAAAGGAACGCGGAAGCCGCTTGTTCCACGAGTCTGAACAGTTGAGGATCCGCAAGGCTTAG
- a CDS encoding MerR family transcriptional regulator, whose translation MRIGELAKLSNTPTRSLRYYEEQGLIRPSRLDNGYRDYQPYLIDRAVQIRGLIDSGIPTKIIALILPCLDTPRGIVPEDIEPELVQILAQERDRMTQRIDFLTRNRDSIATYINAANDALATRADSDHGTGTPA comes from the coding sequence ATGCGTATAGGCGAACTCGCGAAACTCTCGAACACGCCCACGAGGTCGCTGCGCTACTACGAGGAGCAAGGACTCATCCGACCCTCCCGTCTCGACAACGGCTACCGCGATTACCAGCCTTACTTGATCGACCGTGCCGTGCAGATCCGAGGCCTGATCGACAGCGGTATCCCAACCAAGATCATCGCGCTGATCCTTCCATGCTTAGACACCCCTCGAGGCATCGTTCCGGAGGACATCGAGCCAGAGCTCGTCCAAATCCTTGCCCAGGAGCGAGACCGGATGACCCAGCGCATCGACTTCCTCACCCGGAACCGCGACTCCATCGCCACCTACATCAATGCCGCCAACGACGCACTGGCCACCCGGGCTGATAGCGACCACGGGACCGGCACCCCCGCGTAG
- a CDS encoding beta-glucosidase, with protein sequence MTRRQEHEAIDRPWSDIDLTPDERADLVVEAMSEDEKFAWISGPIAIPIPGHAPLPDEALGSAAYYPAIERLGIPAIQQSDASLGVTNPGGIRSGAEATALPSSLLLGATFDVDTARATGALVGRQARAQGFAVQLAGGANLVREATGGRNFEYVSEDPLLTGKITGASVAGIQEQGVVSTVKHFTANGQETGRVLADSRIAEAAHRESDLLAFQIAIEDGQPGSVMPGYNLINGYWASENAHLINDILKGEWGYRGWVMSDWGATHSSEKAALAGLDVQSGADFDPEVYFAGPLREAVLEGRVPQSRIDDMVRRQLRELFRVGVLDNPPVPGGVLDIAGDNAFAQAAAERGLVLLKNDGDLLPAATGLSRVLVVGRHADTGVLAGGGSSAVTPAGTTSEPSGIDRTWADRVIHPSSPLEAIRAEAHATHVDFIDGTDTTRTLEAAARADLVVVFAEEWRAEGYDMQGVSLPDGQGDLIEAIAAVNPRTVVVIESGGAVSTPWARSVPAVIAAFYPGIGGAQAIAGVIFGRVNPSGHLPVTFPKSIDQLPRPEQLDPAATTSNPNQDIVGDIVEIDYDIEGSDVGYRWFAREGHYPDFPFGWGLSYTTFAFSGLTVTAHGPDLRVSGYLSNTGDRAGATVAQIYVARVNSDTADYVHRLAGFARVDLEPGETQPVDVVFEPRILASWNDTEGGFHLSGGNYEIRVGTHSLDEDGPTQRIELTAAPVPAAPSRH encoded by the coding sequence ATGACCCGACGGCAGGAACACGAAGCAATCGACCGCCCCTGGTCTGATATTGACCTGACACCCGATGAGCGCGCTGACCTCGTGGTCGAGGCGATGAGTGAAGATGAGAAATTTGCCTGGATCTCCGGACCCATCGCCATCCCCATCCCGGGCCATGCGCCCCTTCCCGATGAGGCCCTCGGCTCGGCCGCGTACTATCCGGCAATCGAGCGGTTGGGGATCCCCGCCATCCAGCAGTCCGATGCGAGCCTTGGCGTAACGAACCCTGGCGGTATCAGGTCCGGTGCCGAAGCGACAGCTTTGCCGTCGTCGCTGCTTCTCGGTGCGACCTTCGACGTCGACACCGCCCGCGCGACGGGTGCGCTCGTGGGGCGTCAGGCCCGTGCGCAGGGATTCGCCGTGCAGCTCGCCGGCGGGGCGAACCTCGTCCGGGAAGCCACCGGTGGCCGCAACTTCGAGTACGTCTCCGAGGACCCGCTCCTCACCGGCAAGATCACCGGTGCTTCGGTGGCGGGCATCCAGGAACAGGGCGTCGTGTCGACGGTGAAGCACTTCACCGCCAACGGACAGGAAACCGGACGAGTACTCGCCGACTCCCGCATCGCCGAGGCCGCCCACCGGGAATCTGACCTACTGGCGTTCCAGATCGCCATCGAAGATGGCCAGCCGGGCTCCGTGATGCCCGGTTACAACCTGATCAACGGTTACTGGGCGAGCGAGAACGCCCACCTGATTAACGACATTCTGAAAGGTGAGTGGGGTTACCGAGGCTGGGTCATGTCAGATTGGGGTGCCACCCACAGTTCTGAGAAGGCCGCACTTGCCGGCCTCGATGTGCAGTCCGGTGCGGACTTCGATCCTGAGGTTTACTTTGCCGGCCCACTTCGCGAGGCGGTGCTGGAGGGGCGGGTCCCGCAGTCACGGATTGATGACATGGTTCGTCGCCAGCTGCGCGAACTCTTCCGCGTCGGCGTCCTCGACAACCCGCCCGTCCCCGGTGGCGTCCTCGACATCGCCGGGGACAACGCCTTTGCGCAGGCCGCCGCAGAACGAGGCCTCGTCCTGCTCAAGAATGACGGAGACCTCCTGCCAGCGGCGACCGGCCTTAGCCGTGTCCTGGTCGTCGGCCGGCACGCCGATACTGGAGTGCTTGCCGGGGGCGGATCGTCCGCCGTCACTCCGGCGGGCACCACGAGTGAACCCTCCGGCATCGATCGCACCTGGGCCGATCGGGTCATCCACCCGTCCTCGCCCCTCGAGGCCATCCGCGCGGAAGCTCACGCCACCCACGTCGACTTCATCGACGGCACCGACACCACTAGGACCCTTGAGGCTGCCGCGAGAGCAGATCTCGTCGTGGTGTTCGCCGAAGAATGGCGCGCCGAGGGCTACGACATGCAAGGCGTCAGCCTCCCCGACGGGCAGGGCGATCTGATCGAGGCGATCGCCGCCGTCAATCCTCGAACCGTTGTCGTCATCGAGTCCGGTGGTGCCGTCAGCACTCCCTGGGCACGATCTGTCCCCGCCGTGATCGCGGCGTTCTATCCCGGCATCGGCGGCGCCCAAGCCATAGCAGGGGTCATCTTCGGACGGGTAAACCCCTCCGGGCACCTCCCCGTGACCTTCCCCAAAAGCATTGACCAGCTGCCCCGCCCGGAACAGCTCGACCCTGCCGCGACGACGTCGAACCCGAACCAAGACATTGTCGGTGACATCGTCGAGATCGATTACGACATCGAAGGCAGCGACGTCGGCTACCGCTGGTTCGCCCGGGAGGGGCACTACCCCGACTTCCCCTTCGGGTGGGGCCTGTCGTACACGACGTTCGCCTTCAGCGGCCTCACCGTCACAGCCCACGGCCCGGACCTGCGGGTCAGCGGATACCTGTCCAACACCGGGGACCGGGCCGGTGCCACGGTGGCTCAAATCTATGTCGCTCGGGTGAACTCCGACACAGCTGACTACGTTCACCGTCTCGCCGGCTTCGCCCGGGTCGACCTCGAGCCGGGCGAAACCCAGCCCGTCGACGTCGTTTTCGAGCCGCGCATCCTCGCCTCCTGGAACGACACCGAAGGCGGCTTCCACCTCTCCGGGGGCAACTACGAAATCCGGGTAGGCACACACTCCCTCGACGAAGACGGTCCCACTCAGCGCATCGAGCTGACGGCGGCACCAGTGCCCGCAGCACCGTCCCGCCATTGA
- a CDS encoding enoyl-CoA hydratase/isomerase family protein, whose product MSDKIVTIIHESPSYWRVIIDNPPINLWDPSLFADLNVLMDDIERDADLKVVVFESANEDFFVNHHDLGNSDLPDRPGAKPFSSWPTFVTRLANSSVLSIAKVRGRARAQGFEFALASDIRFASRERALFALVEAAGASVPGGGGTEWLVALVGRSRALEIVLGADDFDADTAELYGFVNRSIPDNELDDYVDAFARRISRFEKRALQLAKKMVNARAGVPSEADLWTSNHILSEVNNWPEGAAALTKLQAAGFGKEGEFELNLGHQIGNLPA is encoded by the coding sequence ATGTCAGACAAAATCGTCACCATCATTCACGAATCGCCCTCCTACTGGCGAGTCATCATCGACAACCCGCCCATCAACCTGTGGGACCCGTCGCTGTTCGCTGACCTAAACGTCCTCATGGACGACATCGAGCGCGACGCCGACCTGAAGGTCGTCGTGTTCGAGAGCGCCAACGAGGACTTCTTCGTCAACCACCACGACCTTGGCAACAGCGACCTCCCCGACCGTCCCGGCGCCAAGCCGTTCTCCTCCTGGCCAACGTTCGTGACGCGCCTGGCGAACTCCTCCGTCCTGAGCATCGCAAAGGTTCGAGGCCGCGCCCGCGCCCAAGGGTTTGAATTCGCCCTCGCCAGCGACATCCGCTTCGCCTCCCGTGAACGAGCACTCTTCGCCCTCGTCGAAGCTGCCGGCGCGTCCGTCCCCGGTGGTGGCGGTACCGAATGGCTCGTCGCGCTCGTGGGACGCTCCCGAGCCCTCGAGATCGTCCTCGGAGCCGACGACTTCGACGCCGACACGGCCGAACTCTACGGCTTCGTCAACCGGTCCATCCCCGACAACGAACTCGACGACTACGTTGACGCCTTCGCCCGCCGCATCAGCCGCTTCGAAAAGCGCGCCCTGCAGTTGGCCAAGAAGATGGTCAATGCCCGCGCCGGTGTTCCCTCGGAAGCTGACCTCTGGACGTCCAACCACATCCTCTCCGAGGTCAACAACTGGCCCGAAGGCGCAGCAGCACTCACCAAGCTCCAAGCCGCCGGGTTCGGCAAGGAAGGCGAGTTCGAGCTGAACCTCGGACACCAGATCGGCAACCTCCCCGCCTGA
- a CDS encoding DUF1330 domain-containing protein, whose product MSAYVVYVRDRITDPDEFRKYEEKAPAASAGHTVHPLAFYGEVDTLEGAPVDGAAILEFATIEEARALYDSPLYQEAMKHRLKGAEYRVFIVEGVPA is encoded by the coding sequence ATGAGTGCATACGTAGTCTACGTCCGGGACCGAATCACCGACCCCGATGAGTTCCGCAAGTACGAAGAAAAAGCCCCCGCCGCATCGGCCGGGCACACCGTGCACCCCCTCGCCTTCTACGGCGAGGTCGACACCCTTGAGGGCGCACCCGTCGACGGTGCCGCAATCCTTGAGTTCGCCACAATCGAGGAAGCCCGCGCCCTCTACGACAGCCCCCTCTACCAGGAGGCCATGAAGCATCGCCTCAAGGGAGCCGAGTACCGCGTTTTCATCGTCGAGGGCGTCCCGGCCTGA
- a CDS encoding Gfo/Idh/MocA family protein — protein sequence MTQNKKIGVGLIGVGGWATYGHLPAVKTVDSIEVVAVSSRTKAKAEELALEHSIAHAYDDYNDLIAHPDVDLVVIPAPAPQHKELIQAVIAGGKDVYSEWPLTTNTADSEEILALAEAKGVRHVVGLQRRLSPSARYTADLIAQGFIGQIRGVTMSVGVDAFGAELPESVSWVLDPTNFVHLLPVYLGHFGDLLFSTVGPPATLTALTSNHIPEVTITETGEKATSGVPTEVVAIGELRDGGLYSIQLEGGQKLKTGLQIVITGSGGALRITNPRGFQNENDNTVEAMTGDATTFSALPVPDEYTYLDQGDLDASVHDVSYLYAAYANDVLQGTSTAPNFRDGVRMHHLIDQITRTAEHFTARQDTGVIW from the coding sequence ATGACACAGAACAAGAAGATCGGCGTCGGCCTTATCGGCGTCGGCGGATGGGCCACGTACGGCCACCTCCCTGCAGTGAAAACCGTTGACAGCATCGAGGTCGTCGCGGTCTCGAGCCGCACGAAGGCCAAAGCCGAAGAACTAGCCCTAGAGCACAGCATTGCGCACGCCTACGACGACTACAACGACCTCATCGCCCACCCCGATGTCGACCTGGTGGTCATCCCCGCGCCCGCACCCCAGCACAAGGAGTTGATCCAGGCCGTCATCGCCGGCGGTAAGGACGTCTACAGCGAGTGGCCCCTCACCACCAACACGGCTGACTCCGAAGAGATACTTGCCCTTGCCGAAGCGAAAGGAGTCCGACACGTCGTGGGACTTCAACGCCGGCTCTCTCCCAGCGCCCGATACACCGCCGATCTCATCGCACAGGGGTTCATCGGGCAGATTCGCGGTGTGACCATGTCGGTCGGCGTTGACGCATTCGGCGCCGAGCTGCCCGAGAGCGTGTCGTGGGTGCTCGATCCGACGAACTTCGTCCACCTCTTGCCGGTCTACCTCGGGCACTTCGGCGACCTACTCTTCTCCACAGTCGGGCCGCCGGCGACCCTCACGGCTCTGACCTCGAACCACATCCCGGAAGTCACCATCACAGAGACCGGTGAGAAGGCGACGAGCGGCGTCCCTACAGAGGTCGTGGCCATCGGCGAACTTCGTGACGGGGGGCTGTACTCGATCCAGCTCGAGGGCGGCCAGAAACTCAAGACGGGCCTGCAGATCGTCATCACCGGTTCCGGTGGCGCCCTGCGCATCACCAATCCCCGCGGCTTCCAGAACGAGAACGACAACACCGTCGAGGCCATGACCGGAGACGCGACCACCTTCAGCGCCCTGCCAGTCCCAGACGAGTACACGTACCTCGACCAGGGCGACCTGGACGCCAGCGTCCACGACGTCTCCTACCTCTACGCCGCCTACGCCAACGACGTGCTCCAGGGCACCTCAACCGCCCCCAACTTCCGCGACGGCGTCCGCATGCATCACCTCATCGACCAAATCACCCGCACCGCCGAGCACTTCACCGCCCGCCAGGACACCGGGGTCATCTGGTGA
- a CDS encoding sugar-binding transcriptional regulator yields the protein MVGPDERVRMAYVARRHYVDNATQSELAEEIGVSRFKIARMLDQARELNIIRFDISAGDLIDPDLSVQLRTKFDLQRAIVVTAPGDTNDIVREYVGKAAAHLLSEIVEEGDVIGFTSGRTVHAVAGFLEVLPRCDVVALGGVAGQATEHGVEILRRVQRIAGGKMWPIFAPLVVRDSATARALLHDPVIHEAASQFRRVTKGVVAVGSWAPPNSQLYDAARELGLASDLLAQGVVGEVAATLLAEDGRIITTLDDRTIAVRAHQLRSIPEVIGVGGGSSKAGAMRAAITAGLVTSVVTDTTLARQLLK from the coding sequence ATGGTGGGACCGGATGAACGGGTAAGGATGGCGTACGTTGCGCGGCGCCATTATGTTGACAACGCAACGCAGTCCGAACTCGCCGAGGAAATCGGGGTGTCGCGGTTCAAGATTGCGAGGATGCTCGATCAGGCGAGGGAGCTGAACATCATCAGGTTCGACATCAGCGCAGGGGATCTGATCGACCCGGACCTCTCGGTGCAGCTGCGCACGAAGTTCGATCTGCAAAGGGCCATCGTCGTAACGGCACCGGGAGACACCAACGACATCGTGCGGGAGTACGTCGGCAAGGCTGCAGCACACCTCCTATCGGAAATTGTCGAAGAAGGCGACGTCATCGGCTTCACTTCCGGTCGGACCGTCCACGCGGTCGCCGGTTTCCTCGAGGTCCTCCCCAGGTGTGACGTTGTCGCCCTGGGCGGAGTGGCCGGACAGGCCACTGAACACGGGGTAGAGATTCTTCGCCGGGTCCAACGCATTGCCGGTGGAAAGATGTGGCCCATCTTCGCCCCCCTTGTGGTCCGCGATTCGGCAACCGCGCGGGCGCTGCTTCATGACCCGGTCATCCACGAGGCGGCATCCCAGTTCCGCCGCGTCACCAAAGGCGTAGTGGCGGTAGGAAGCTGGGCCCCCCCCAATTCGCAGCTTTACGACGCAGCCCGCGAACTCGGACTCGCCAGCGACCTCCTCGCCCAGGGTGTGGTGGGCGAGGTGGCGGCAACCCTCCTCGCTGAGGACGGCCGAATCATCACCACCCTCGACGACCGGACAATCGCCGTCAGGGCACATCAGCTCAGGAGCATACCCGAGGTGATCGGCGTAGGCGGTGGATCCTCGAAAGCAGGGGCCATGCGCGCTGCCATCACCGCCGGCCTAGTGACATCAGTCGTCACCGACACAACCCTCGCCCGCCAGTTGCTCAAATAG
- a CDS encoding sugar ABC transporter ATP-binding protein → MTTASTGMRPTDPPSDASNAPSTLECRGIEKAFGGVPVLKGVSLTLEAGTITALAGENGAGKSTLMKIASGQYRPDSGEVFVRGEDLHAGNTQMAHRLGVSIVPQELASVPDLSVYENIFIGREIRGVFGLQRKAMIEEARKNLEVFGVNVDPTARMGSLPVGIRQIVEIIKATNTGAKAILLDEPSSAIAEREVERLISVMRHLRDRGVALLFTTHKMEEIRAVADRVVVLRDGNLVLDQPLALLTDDDIVTAMIGRELEDLFPDRNTPGEETILEIDNLEVDGAGGPVSLSVRRGEIVGLAGLVGAGRTELLETVFGIRRPLGGEVRVSGRVVKKHSPSAAIAAKIAIVPEDRKGAGAILSMDVLDNASLPRLASFSTASLLKQGARRAAVRKATESVRLKSRGLNQSMETLSGGNQQKVVLARWLTGPVDVLILDEPTRGVDVGARSEIYRIIVALASQGMAVLMASSDMPEVLSLSHRALVMRGGEVAAELSRDDLDRTDVQDKIFRLASGLS, encoded by the coding sequence ATGACCACCGCATCGACGGGGATGAGGCCGACGGATCCCCCCAGTGACGCTTCGAACGCTCCATCCACTCTGGAGTGCCGGGGCATCGAAAAAGCGTTCGGCGGCGTGCCCGTACTTAAGGGCGTGTCGCTCACGTTGGAAGCCGGCACCATCACGGCACTGGCGGGTGAAAACGGTGCCGGCAAGTCCACTCTCATGAAGATCGCCTCCGGGCAATACCGTCCTGACAGTGGCGAGGTGTTTGTCCGCGGTGAAGACCTGCACGCGGGAAATACCCAGATGGCACACCGCCTGGGCGTCAGCATCGTTCCGCAGGAACTGGCGTCGGTCCCTGACCTGAGCGTCTACGAAAACATCTTCATCGGCCGGGAGATCCGCGGAGTTTTCGGCCTGCAGCGCAAAGCGATGATCGAAGAGGCTCGCAAGAACCTCGAAGTGTTCGGCGTCAACGTTGATCCCACAGCCCGCATGGGCAGCCTCCCTGTTGGCATCAGGCAAATCGTCGAAATCATCAAGGCAACAAACACTGGAGCAAAGGCAATCCTGCTCGACGAGCCCTCCAGCGCCATCGCAGAACGGGAAGTCGAACGGCTGATCTCTGTGATGCGGCACCTGCGCGACCGCGGCGTCGCACTGCTCTTCACCACACACAAAATGGAGGAGATCCGGGCTGTAGCGGACAGGGTCGTCGTTCTGCGCGACGGAAACCTTGTGCTCGATCAGCCGCTGGCCCTCCTGACCGACGACGACATCGTCACAGCCATGATCGGCCGCGAACTCGAGGACCTTTTCCCGGATCGCAACACCCCCGGTGAGGAAACCATCCTGGAGATCGACAACCTGGAAGTCGATGGAGCCGGGGGGCCGGTCAGTCTTTCGGTCCGGCGGGGCGAAATCGTCGGACTCGCCGGCCTTGTCGGGGCGGGACGGACCGAACTGCTCGAAACCGTATTCGGAATCCGTCGCCCCCTGGGCGGCGAGGTACGAGTCTCCGGCCGTGTCGTCAAGAAGCACTCCCCCTCGGCAGCGATCGCAGCGAAGATCGCGATCGTCCCCGAGGACCGCAAGGGAGCGGGTGCTATCTTGTCCATGGACGTGCTCGACAATGCGAGCCTTCCCCGGCTCGCATCGTTCTCCACCGCAAGCCTGCTTAAACAGGGCGCCCGCCGAGCGGCGGTCCGCAAAGCAACCGAGTCGGTGCGGCTCAAGAGCCGGGGCTTGAACCAGTCCATGGAGACCCTTTCCGGCGGAAACCAGCAAAAGGTTGTTCTTGCCCGGTGGCTAACCGGACCGGTCGATGTGCTGATCCTGGACGAACCTACCCGAGGCGTCGACGTCGGTGCCCGCAGTGAGATCTACCGCATCATCGTGGCGCTGGCATCCCAGGGAATGGCCGTCCTCATGGCCTCCAGCGACATGCCCGAAGTACTCAGCCTGTCCCACCGCGCCCTTGTCATGCGGGGCGGGGAAGTAGCCGCCGAACTTAGCCGCGACGATCTTGACCGGACCGATGTGCAGGACAAAATCTTCCGCCTCGCCAGCGGACTGTCCTAG
- a CDS encoding ABC transporter permease codes for MTTVTASPTTPRFSREWFQNLAIRYAMVIVMLFVIAFFLYRSARFGTIDNITTILIAAAPFALIALGQTLVILTGGIDLSVGSVIALSAMSGALFAKTFPDQVWFAVPVAVLVGLVAGAINGAVISLINVPPFIATLGMLTLASGLAFVVGGGAPINGLPAAFGQIANTQILGLTVPVVLMIIGLVGFGLMMRRTTYGLRIYAVGGNRMASEIAGVKTGRVLFSVYAISGALAGLSGIMLSSRVISGSPTLGQGYELDAIAAVVIGGASLMGGRGTIWGTALGLLLIMTLNNGLDILTVPAFWQDVIKGVLIVTAVAVDVWASKRRT; via the coding sequence ATGACGACAGTTACTGCAAGCCCGACCACTCCGCGGTTCTCGCGCGAATGGTTCCAGAACCTCGCCATCCGCTACGCGATGGTCATAGTAATGCTCTTCGTTATCGCGTTCTTCCTGTACCGCAGCGCCAGGTTCGGGACCATCGATAACATCACCACGATCCTTATTGCAGCGGCCCCCTTCGCGCTCATAGCCTTGGGACAAACCCTGGTCATCCTGACCGGAGGCATCGACTTGTCGGTGGGGAGCGTGATCGCACTCAGCGCCATGTCCGGCGCACTGTTCGCCAAGACCTTCCCGGACCAGGTGTGGTTCGCCGTTCCCGTGGCCGTACTCGTTGGATTGGTTGCCGGAGCGATCAACGGGGCCGTCATTTCGCTGATAAATGTCCCGCCCTTCATTGCGACACTCGGAATGCTGACTCTGGCCTCTGGCCTGGCCTTCGTCGTCGGGGGCGGCGCACCGATCAACGGTCTGCCTGCGGCCTTCGGCCAGATCGCCAATACCCAGATTCTGGGGTTGACCGTTCCCGTGGTCCTCATGATCATCGGCCTCGTCGGGTTCGGCCTCATGATGCGCCGAACCACGTACGGTCTGCGGATCTACGCAGTAGGCGGGAACCGGATGGCATCTGAAATTGCCGGAGTGAAGACCGGTCGCGTGCTCTTTAGCGTCTACGCCATCAGCGGCGCCCTGGCAGGACTCTCCGGCATCATGCTGTCCTCCCGCGTCATCAGCGGGTCCCCGACACTGGGCCAGGGGTATGAGCTGGATGCCATTGCCGCCGTCGTCATCGGCGGAGCCAGCCTCATGGGCGGCCGCGGCACGATCTGGGGTACCGCCCTTGGGCTCCTCCTCATCATGACCCTGAACAACGGCCTGGACATCCTCACCGTTCCGGCTTTCTGGCAGGACGTCATCAAGGGCGTGCTGATCGTGACCGCCGTCGCCGTCGACGTCTGGGCGAGCAAACGCCGCACCTAG